In Zingiber officinale cultivar Zhangliang chromosome 3B, Zo_v1.1, whole genome shotgun sequence, a single window of DNA contains:
- the LOC121967517 gene encoding acetolactate synthase 1, chloroplastic-like has translation MASSMAAAAAAAAAATTAAIASSKPSSAPFSAFYRFHPLSTRPILSLSSRQPHFRPISATADRHQPLSASAPTAAPTSSSPALREFAPDEPRKGSDILVEALEREGVTDLFAYPGGASMEIHQALTRSPSITNHLLRHEQGEIFAASGYARSTGRPGVCIATSGPGATNLVSGLADALLDSVPLVAITGQVPRRMIGTDAFQETPIVEVSRSITKHNYLVLNVDDIPRIIKEAFFLATSGRPGPVLVDIPKDIQQQPAIPIWDPPLRLPGYISRLPKPPARELLDQIIRLVSESRRPVLYVGGGCLNSSEELHHFAELFGIPIASTLMGLGVYPTDGDLSLKMLGMHGTVYANYAVDKADLLLAFGVRFDDRVTGKLEAFASRAKIVHIDIDPAEIGKNKQPHVSICADVKLALQGMNSLIEASGIHKKLNFSDWREELDQQKKLYPLNYKTFGELIPPQYAIQVLAELTNGEAIITTGVGQHQMWAAQYYSYKRARQWLTSAGLGAMGFGLPAAAGAAVGNPGITVVDIDGDGSFQMNAQELAMIRIENLPVKIMVLNNQHLGMVAQWEDRFYHSNRAHTYIGNPANEGEVYPDFIKISEGYNIPAARVTKKSEVRESIKKMLETPGPYLLDVMVPHEEHVLPMIPSGGAFKDMILDGDGRTPH, from the coding sequence ATGGCTTCATccatggcggcggcggcggcggcggcggcggccgctACCACGGCCGCGATTGCCTCCTCCAAGCCCTCGTCTGCTCCTTTCTCCGCCTTCTACCGCTTCCATCCTCTCTCCACCCGACctattctctccctctcttcgcgCCAACCCCATTTTCGCCCCATCTCCGCCACCGCGGACCGCCACCAGCCGCTGTCCGCCTCGGCGCCAACCGCCGCCCCCACCTCCTCCTCCCCAGCCCTCCGTGAATTCGCCCCCGACGAGCCCCGCAAGGGCTCAGACATCCTCGTTGAGGCGCTCGAAAGAGAGGGCGTCACCGACCTCTTTGCCTACCCTGGTGGTGCCTCCATGGAGATCCATCAGGCCCTCACCCGTTCCCCTTccatcaccaaccaccttctccgCCACGAGCAGGGCGAGATCTTCGCTGCCTCCGGCTATGCCCGCTCGACCGGCCGCCCCGGCGTGTGCATCGCCACCTCGGGCCCTGGCGCTACCAACCTTGTTTCGGGCCTCGCTGACGCCCTTCTTGATTCTGTTCCTCTCGTTGCCATCACCGGCCAGGTACCCCGCCGCATGATCGGCACCGACGCTTTTCAGGAAACCCCCATCGTAGAAGTCAGTAGATCCATCACCAAGCACAATTACCTCGTCCTCAACGTCGATGACATCCCTCGCATCATCAAAGAGGCTTTCTTTCTCGCCACTAGCGGCCGCCCCGGTCCTGTGCTCGTCGACATCCCTAAGGACATCCAACAGCAACCCGCCATTCCTATTTGGGATCCACCACTGCGCCTCCCTGGATACATTTCTCGCCTCCCTAAGCCTCCTGCACGTGAGTTGCTCGACCAAATCATACGCCTGGTGTCTGAGTCTCGTCGGCCCGTTCTCTATGTTGGCGGTGGCTGCTTGAATTCCAGCGAGGAGCTTCATCATTTTGCGGAACTTTTTGGCATCCCCATTGCAAGCACCCTGATGGGTCTTGGCGTCTATCCTACTGATGGCGATCTCTCATTGAAGATGCTGGGAATGCACGGCACTGTCTATGCCAACTACGCTGTTGATAAAGCTGATCTCTTACTTGCATTTGGCGTGAGGTTTGATGACCGTGTAACTGGAAAGCTTGAAGCTTTTGCAAGCAGGGCGAAGATTGTTCACATCGATATCGATCCAGCTGAGATCGGAAAGAATAAGCAGCCGCATGTTTCAATCTGTGCCGATGTGAAATTGGCATTGCAGGGGATGAATTCATTGATCGAAGCTAGTGGAATCCATAAAAAACTCAACTTTTCTGATTGGAGAGAAGAGCTAGACCAGCAAAAGAAACTGTACCCGTTGAACTATAAAACTTTTGGGGAGCTGATTCCTCCCCAGTATGCCATTCAAGTGCTGGCTGAGTTAACCAATGGGGAGGCAATCATTACCACCGGCGTCGGGCAACACCAGATGTGGGCAGCTCAGTACTATTCATATAAGAGGGCGCGCCAGTGGTTGACATCGGCTGGACTAGGTGCCATGGGATTTGGATTGCCAGCAGCAGCTGGTGCGGCTGTTGGGAACCCCGGTATCACAGTTGTCGACATTGATGGGGACGGCAGTTTCCAGATGAACGCCCAAGAGTTGGCAATGATTCGGATTGAGAATCTCCCTGTCAAGATAATGGTGTTGAATAACCAGCATCTGGGCATGGTTGCACAATGGGAAGATCGGTTCTACCACAGCAACAGGGCACACACCTACATAGGAAACCCAGCAAATGAGGGCGAGGTATATCCTGATTTCATCAAAATCTCTGAGGGGTACAACATACCTGCTGCTCGTGTCACCAAGAAGAGTGAAGTCAGGGAAAGTATCAAGAAGATGCTGGAGACGCCTGGGCCTTACTTGTTAGATGTGATGGTGCCGCATGAGGAGCATGTGTTGCCTATGATCCCAAGCGGTGGTGCATTCAAGGATATGATCCTTGATGGAGATGGAAGAACACCACATTAA
- the LOC121967519 gene encoding protein IN CHLOROPLAST ATPASE BIOGENESIS, chloroplastic-like isoform X1, whose amino-acid sequence MSAVFRSLRLLPTPSSFSSSLILPVSYRTRAFGKPNRSLRWSETTLGKSDLFVSKRARCSGGGARSADVRCVAPKDGRVVGVPDARYTGIECLLMMFLRDHFSFIEDVAAARAPESLNHLLNMLQARGEALISPAAKEGLIPLVIPLSENPSGKLTSLLRWPTSPPGMEMPVVEVHKHGVWLLAKSVDQYIHRMLVEEDANVENTSKLWDASAEAGQKLYKKADLSESGIADLDIYLLKKVGLFPDVIERKISRHLETGDQVSAMITGEFYTKQHFPGFGRPFAFNAQILLKVGRNLEAKDAARGALKSPWWTLGFKYQDVADIAEWEDEQIEYIKEKITEEGRMEDLKKGKAPEQAALDEAAFLMDLASIDGSWNEVVDRIAECYMEAGLHDIAKFIAFRE is encoded by the exons ATGTCGGCTGTGTTCCGGAGTCTACGCCTCCTTCCAACGCCATCGAGTTTCTCGAGCTCATTGATATTGCCTGTCTCCTACAGGACCCGTGCCTTCGGTAAGCCAAATAGATCCTTGAGATGGTCGGAAACCACCCTCGGCAAGAGCGATCTATTCGTGTCGAAGAGGGCCAGGTGCTCGGGTGGAGGCGCGAGGTCTGCCGACGTCAGATGCGTAGCGCCCAAGGATGGAAGGGTGGTTGGCGTTCCCGACGCCAGATACACAG GTATTGAGTGCTTACTGATGATGTTCCTCAGAG ATCATTTCTCTTTCATTGAAGATGTTGCTGCAGCAAGAGCTCCTGAGAGCTTGAATCACTTATTGAACATGCTCCAAGCCCGAG GTGAAGCATTAATATCACCTGCAGCCAAGGAAGGGCTGATTCCTCTTGTTATTCCACTGTCAGAAAACCCTTCAG GTAAGCTGACTTCTTTGCTAAGATGGCCAACTTCTCCTCCAGG GATGGAAATGCCAGTTGTGGAAGTTCATAAGCACGGTGTGTGGCTTCTGGCAAAGAGT GTCGATCAGTACATCCACAGAATGCTTGTTGAGGAAGATGCCAATGTTGAAAATACTAGCAAACTGTGGGATGCATCTGCTGAAGCTGGGCAAAAGTTATATAAAAAGGCTGACCTTTCAGAGTCAGGAATTGCTGACCTTGatatatatcttttaaaaaaG GTGGGATTGTTTCCAGATGTTATTGAGCGTAAAATTTCACGCCACTTAGAGACAGGGGATCAA GTTTCTGCCATGATCACCGGAGAATTCTACACAAAGCAACATTTCCCGGGATTTGGACGGCCCTTCGCTTTTAATGCACAGATTTTGCTGAA GGTTGGGCGTAATCTTGAAGCTAAAGATGCAGCCAGGGGGGCTCTAAAGTCACCATGGTGGACGCTAGGTTTCAAGTATCAA GATGTTGCTGATATTGCAGAATGGGAGGATGAACAGATTGAGTACATCAAAGAAAAAATAACCGAAGAGGGTCGGATGGAAGATCTGAAGAAGGGCAAAGCACCTGAACAG GCGGCATTGGATGAAGCAGCATTTTTGATGGATTTGGCCTCAATTGATGGGTCGTGGAATGAAGTTGTCGATCGTATTGCAGAGTGTTACATGGAAGCGGGACTTCATGATATTGCAAAGTTTATCGCTTTTAGGGAATAG
- the LOC121967519 gene encoding protein IN CHLOROPLAST ATPASE BIOGENESIS, chloroplastic-like isoform X2, with product MSAVFRSLRLLPTPSSFSSSLILPVSYRTRAFGKPNRSLRWSETTLGKSDLFVSKRARCSGGGARSADVRCVAPKDGRVVGVPDARYTDHFSFIEDVAAARAPESLNHLLNMLQARGEALISPAAKEGLIPLVIPLSENPSGKLTSLLRWPTSPPGMEMPVVEVHKHGVWLLAKSVDQYIHRMLVEEDANVENTSKLWDASAEAGQKLYKKADLSESGIADLDIYLLKKVGLFPDVIERKISRHLETGDQVSAMITGEFYTKQHFPGFGRPFAFNAQILLKVGRNLEAKDAARGALKSPWWTLGFKYQDVADIAEWEDEQIEYIKEKITEEGRMEDLKKGKAPEQAALDEAAFLMDLASIDGSWNEVVDRIAECYMEAGLHDIAKFIAFRE from the exons ATGTCGGCTGTGTTCCGGAGTCTACGCCTCCTTCCAACGCCATCGAGTTTCTCGAGCTCATTGATATTGCCTGTCTCCTACAGGACCCGTGCCTTCGGTAAGCCAAATAGATCCTTGAGATGGTCGGAAACCACCCTCGGCAAGAGCGATCTATTCGTGTCGAAGAGGGCCAGGTGCTCGGGTGGAGGCGCGAGGTCTGCCGACGTCAGATGCGTAGCGCCCAAGGATGGAAGGGTGGTTGGCGTTCCCGACGCCAGATACACAG ATCATTTCTCTTTCATTGAAGATGTTGCTGCAGCAAGAGCTCCTGAGAGCTTGAATCACTTATTGAACATGCTCCAAGCCCGAG GTGAAGCATTAATATCACCTGCAGCCAAGGAAGGGCTGATTCCTCTTGTTATTCCACTGTCAGAAAACCCTTCAG GTAAGCTGACTTCTTTGCTAAGATGGCCAACTTCTCCTCCAGG GATGGAAATGCCAGTTGTGGAAGTTCATAAGCACGGTGTGTGGCTTCTGGCAAAGAGT GTCGATCAGTACATCCACAGAATGCTTGTTGAGGAAGATGCCAATGTTGAAAATACTAGCAAACTGTGGGATGCATCTGCTGAAGCTGGGCAAAAGTTATATAAAAAGGCTGACCTTTCAGAGTCAGGAATTGCTGACCTTGatatatatcttttaaaaaaG GTGGGATTGTTTCCAGATGTTATTGAGCGTAAAATTTCACGCCACTTAGAGACAGGGGATCAA GTTTCTGCCATGATCACCGGAGAATTCTACACAAAGCAACATTTCCCGGGATTTGGACGGCCCTTCGCTTTTAATGCACAGATTTTGCTGAA GGTTGGGCGTAATCTTGAAGCTAAAGATGCAGCCAGGGGGGCTCTAAAGTCACCATGGTGGACGCTAGGTTTCAAGTATCAA GATGTTGCTGATATTGCAGAATGGGAGGATGAACAGATTGAGTACATCAAAGAAAAAATAACCGAAGAGGGTCGGATGGAAGATCTGAAGAAGGGCAAAGCACCTGAACAG GCGGCATTGGATGAAGCAGCATTTTTGATGGATTTGGCCTCAATTGATGGGTCGTGGAATGAAGTTGTCGATCGTATTGCAGAGTGTTACATGGAAGCGGGACTTCATGATATTGCAAAGTTTATCGCTTTTAGGGAATAG